The following are encoded in a window of Ignicoccus islandicus DSM 13165 genomic DNA:
- the hisB gene encoding hypothetical protein (catalyzes the dehydration of D-erythro-1-(imidazol-4-yl)glycerol 3-phosphate to 3-(imidazol-4-yl)-2-oxopropyl phosphate in histidine biosynthesis), with protein sequence MKRTTRETEVEVKECDQPSVEIEIPFFKHMIETLIKHSKLNVCVKARDLQGFDDHHLVEDVAITFGRFLKELFRKELKNRFAWSIVPMDEALALCSVDVSGRGGFFGEMEFKREEIGGLALENVSHFFETLARESSVTLHLRLLSGSNDHHKVEALFKSLALCIAKLFDKETGVVSAKGVIDLG encoded by the coding sequence TTGAAGAGAACGACTAGGGAAACCGAAGTAGAGGTTAAGGAATGCGATCAACCTTCCGTAGAAATAGAAATTCCGTTCTTCAAGCACATGATCGAGACCCTCATTAAGCATTCCAAGTTGAACGTTTGCGTAAAGGCGAGAGACCTCCAAGGCTTCGACGATCATCACCTAGTGGAAGACGTTGCCATAACCTTTGGTAGGTTCCTAAAGGAACTATTTAGGAAGGAATTGAAAAACAGGTTCGCTTGGAGTATTGTTCCTATGGATGAGGCGCTGGCCCTATGCAGCGTGGACGTTTCCGGGAGGGGTGGATTCTTCGGAGAGATGGAGTTCAAGAGGGAAGAGATAGGTGGACTAGCGCTAGAGAACGTAAGTCACTTCTTCGAGACCCTTGCTAGGGAATCGTCCGTAACCCTTCACTTGAGGTTGCTGAGCGGATCCAACGATCATCACAAGGTCGAGGCTCTATTCAAGTCCTTAGCACTGTGTATAGCCAAACTATTCGACAAGGAAACGGGCGTGGTAAGCGCTAAGGGAGTAATAGATCTAGGTTAG
- a CDS encoding anthranilate synthase component I family protein — protein sequence MKCDKVPISSIPSPQELFNSIEGPSFLLESREGPSEKARISVVGWEPEVEEKVWKDVDRALRELSKGRPVERDLLYRGGPVGYVSYEAVEDWEDVRHKGLNDMGWPKAQFMVPRKFVVYNHVVGTAFLCNVSPSALSKAEVGRLEVWNKKLDVEKAEFLKWVEEARRKEEEGEAIQVVLSKSYTMNYEGDLRALYMELAKVNPSPYMFHLRFEDAEVIGSSPELLYRVEGNKIETFPIAGTRPRGRDPWEDVKLEEELLSDEKERAEHIMLVDLARNDIGKVSLPGSVKVSRYMFIEKYSHVQHLVSKVEGELDPNFDAIDVLKATFPAGTVSGAPKPSAMEIIGNLEKLRRGPYAGAVGFVDYSGNAEFAITIRSYFARNGRLRIQAGAGIVYYSIPEREWEETEHKLRALNKALEKFSRQ from the coding sequence TTGAAATGCGATAAGGTACCTATCTCTTCTATACCGAGTCCTCAGGAACTGTTCAACTCGATCGAGGGACCTTCGTTCTTACTAGAGAGCCGTGAGGGGCCCAGCGAGAAGGCTAGGATAAGCGTTGTGGGATGGGAACCTGAAGTAGAGGAGAAAGTGTGGAAAGACGTTGACAGAGCTTTAAGGGAACTCAGTAAGGGGAGGCCCGTAGAGAGGGATTTACTATATAGAGGCGGACCCGTCGGGTACGTTAGCTACGAGGCCGTTGAGGATTGGGAGGACGTGAGACATAAGGGATTGAATGACATGGGATGGCCAAAGGCGCAGTTCATGGTTCCAAGGAAGTTCGTTGTTTACAACCACGTAGTAGGAACCGCTTTCCTGTGTAACGTTTCCCCAAGCGCGCTAAGTAAGGCTGAAGTCGGAAGACTAGAGGTGTGGAACAAGAAGCTGGACGTAGAAAAAGCGGAGTTCTTAAAGTGGGTCGAGGAGGCCAGGAGGAAGGAGGAGGAAGGCGAAGCGATCCAAGTGGTGCTTTCCAAATCCTATACAATGAATTACGAGGGCGACCTGAGAGCTCTATACATGGAACTAGCTAAAGTGAATCCTTCACCTTACATGTTCCACTTGAGGTTCGAGGACGCCGAAGTAATAGGTTCTAGTCCGGAACTGCTTTACCGCGTCGAGGGGAACAAGATAGAAACGTTCCCCATTGCTGGAACTAGGCCTAGGGGGAGGGACCCTTGGGAAGACGTTAAGTTAGAGGAGGAGCTTCTGAGCGACGAAAAGGAAAGGGCGGAGCACATAATGTTAGTTGACCTAGCTCGCAACGACATAGGAAAGGTATCGCTGCCCGGTTCAGTCAAGGTCTCCCGATACATGTTCATAGAGAAGTACAGTCACGTTCAACATCTAGTCAGTAAGGTTGAGGGTGAACTCGATCCGAACTTCGATGCCATAGACGTTCTTAAGGCAACCTTTCCGGCAGGTACAGTTAGCGGTGCGCCGAAACCATCCGCTATGGAAATAATAGGCAACTTAGAGAAGCTTCGGAGAGGACCCTATGCTGGGGCGGTCGGCTTCGTAGATTACTCCGGGAACGCCGAGTTCGCAATAACAATAAGGTCGTACTTTGCGAGAAACGGGAGACTGAGAATACAAGCCGGCGCTGGAATAGTTTACTATTCAATACCGGAACGAGAGTGGGAAGAAACAGAGCACAAGCTTAGAGCTCTTAATAAGGCCCTCGAGAAGTTCAGTAGGCAATGA
- a CDS encoding UPF0175 family protein yields MTKVGIKRVVIEVPENLRIPPGELEERLRIELALRLYEKGIANLGQARRIAGLSKWDFLELLARERIPIRYGEEELREDLEVAKKLAERARKQRY; encoded by the coding sequence GTGACTAAGGTTGGTATTAAGCGAGTTGTAATTGAGGTTCCAGAGAATCTTAGGATTCCTCCAGGTGAGCTTGAGGAGAGACTTAGGATAGAGTTAGCTCTGAGGCTCTACGAGAAGGGTATAGCCAATCTGGGCCAGGCCCGTAGAATAGCAGGGCTATCGAAGTGGGATTTCCTAGAACTACTAGCCCGGGAGAGAATACCGATACGCTATGGCGAAGAGGAGCTAAGAGAGGATCTGGAGGTCGCCAAGAAACTTGCGGAGAGAGCGAGAAAGCAACGATACTAG
- a CDS encoding D-2-hydroxyacid dehydrogenase: MYKVLVTDKVHEEGLNILKRNGFEVVVDLDAYRPEVLKERIKGFDVLIVRSRTKVRREVIEAADRLKVIARAGSGLDNIDLEAAREKGIKVVNAPDALKNAVAELVIAMMIVVARKAMYSYRALLEGKWEKVMGTEIAGKKLAVIGFGRIGREVTKKARELGMDVIAYDVIDMSDVAEELGAKFTKDLIEAIRDADFVTLHVPLTPETRNLINKDVIEKMKDGVIIINAARGEVMDYKALLEALESGKVGGAALDVYPEEPPQSEYLLKLIRHPNVFATAHIGAQTKEAQRRTSIEIAHRILQALGIERGEVT; encoded by the coding sequence ATGTACAAGGTCCTGGTCACGGACAAAGTTCACGAAGAGGGTTTGAATATCCTCAAGAGAAACGGCTTCGAGGTAGTGGTAGATCTAGACGCCTATAGGCCGGAAGTTCTAAAAGAGAGAATAAAGGGCTTTGACGTATTGATAGTAAGGAGCAGGACTAAGGTTAGGAGGGAAGTAATAGAAGCTGCCGATAGGTTAAAGGTAATAGCACGTGCTGGGAGCGGTCTAGATAATATAGACTTGGAGGCCGCGAGGGAAAAGGGAATCAAAGTAGTAAACGCGCCGGACGCTTTGAAGAACGCTGTTGCGGAACTCGTAATAGCTATGATGATAGTAGTCGCTAGGAAGGCTATGTACAGCTATAGAGCATTGTTGGAAGGGAAATGGGAGAAGGTAATGGGAACTGAAATAGCGGGCAAGAAGCTAGCTGTAATAGGCTTCGGCAGGATAGGAAGGGAAGTTACCAAGAAGGCCAGGGAACTAGGAATGGACGTTATCGCTTACGACGTCATAGATATGAGCGACGTTGCCGAGGAACTGGGGGCCAAGTTCACGAAGGACTTAATAGAAGCAATTAGGGACGCTGACTTCGTTACCCTTCACGTACCCTTGACGCCCGAAACTAGGAACCTAATCAACAAAGACGTTATTGAGAAGATGAAAGACGGCGTGATAATAATAAATGCGGCCAGGGGCGAGGTAATGGACTACAAGGCTCTATTGGAGGCTTTGGAGAGCGGTAAGGTTGGTGGTGCGGCCCTAGACGTTTATCCGGAGGAGCCTCCTCAGAGCGAGTACCTCTTGAAGCTAATACGTCACCCGAACGTCTTCGCTACTGCTCACATCGGAGCCCAAACGAAGGAGGCTCAAAGGAGAACGTCCATAGAGATAGCTCACAGAATATTGCAAGCGCTCGGCATCGAAAGGGGTGAAGTCACTTGA
- a CDS encoding DUF1641 domain-containing protein, with product MAEGKGNPITNLEVEKVEEATKALERLIDALAKLKENGMLDMIIALADMSEELMELGLNDRRLHHAMAAADGALNALEYVDPIVFKENVEYINECAVKALDNPKLLKELKPVGLGGLLKVMKDPDIGIGLALMLAIAKSLGRCLREKASLK from the coding sequence ATGGCGGAAGGTAAGGGTAACCCAATTACCAACTTAGAAGTCGAGAAAGTCGAGGAAGCCACCAAGGCCCTCGAGAGGTTAATAGATGCTCTCGCGAAATTGAAGGAAAACGGCATGCTAGACATGATAATAGCTTTGGCCGATATGTCCGAGGAACTAATGGAATTAGGCTTGAACGATAGGAGATTACATCACGCAATGGCAGCAGCTGACGGGGCTCTAAACGCACTGGAATACGTGGATCCAATAGTATTTAAGGAGAACGTCGAGTACATCAACGAATGCGCAGTAAAGGCCTTGGATAACCCGAAGCTGTTGAAGGAACTGAAGCCTGTTGGGTTGGGAGGTTTGTTGAAAGTAATGAAGGATCCCGACATAGGAATAGGACTCGCATTGATGTTAGCGATAGCGAAGTCCTTAGGAAGGTGCTTGAGGGAAAAGGCTTCACTCAAATAA
- a CDS encoding class II aldolase/adducin family protein: MNCEGEELIEVMKLLYQRGLITVLSGNASLKCGEFFLITPSGVPKHKIKDLTRVNLKTLEWEGPKPSIEYRMHAQIYLNTDFQSVVHAHNPLTVALADVYAEDQFNELVSKYVETRYAISKVGVVERIDAGSLELAEAVGRKFSEGSDVVVMKGHGVIAGGRNPFDALNKVEAMEYLALVETARCGTSVRRQEVVYY, translated from the coding sequence TTGAACTGTGAAGGCGAGGAGCTCATTGAAGTAATGAAGCTCTTGTACCAAAGGGGTTTAATTACTGTCCTTAGCGGCAACGCGAGCTTGAAGTGCGGCGAGTTCTTCCTAATTACTCCTTCCGGAGTACCTAAGCATAAGATAAAGGACTTGACTCGCGTCAATCTGAAGACCCTCGAGTGGGAAGGTCCCAAACCTTCAATTGAGTATAGAATGCACGCTCAAATATACTTGAACACAGACTTTCAATCAGTAGTTCACGCCCACAACCCATTAACTGTCGCTCTGGCCGACGTTTACGCGGAAGATCAATTCAACGAATTGGTCAGCAAGTACGTTGAAACGCGGTACGCTATTTCAAAGGTCGGTGTAGTTGAGAGAATTGATGCCGGCAGCTTGGAGTTGGCCGAAGCCGTAGGGAGGAAGTTCTCGGAAGGGAGCGACGTAGTAGTAATGAAGGGACATGGAGTGATAGCGGGGGGAAGGAATCCCTTCGATGCCCTCAACAAAGTGGAGGCAATGGAGTACTTGGCTTTGGTTGAAACAGCGAGGTGCGGAACAAGTGTTAGAAGACAAGAGGTCGTTTATTACTAG
- a CDS encoding A24 family peptidase C-terminal domain-containing protein, producing the protein MVKDVIFGLEISKLVLALGVMGYAAYSDLKTREIEPKLWLTGIIGAALTLIELYLVSGLSVALFKLLLLELVFSLIIFPFLYVSYKMAMLGGADMLAYLFLSLTVPWYPLFLGLRAITPVPILTLLHATILAILIALVRLISNLLNPEFRKFLKENKIGLLGTLHYGLSGKVMKAKEYLRTDFWYLIHEIENGIVKKELRKRVSIDEEPEDHRKAVKNSIEKGIIREDQYLMVTYATPFLVYMTLGFLATLVIGDYWVRALFE; encoded by the coding sequence TTGGTCAAGGACGTAATTTTCGGTTTAGAAATTTCCAAGTTAGTTCTAGCATTAGGCGTTATGGGTTACGCGGCCTATTCGGACCTAAAGACTAGGGAGATAGAGCCCAAGCTGTGGTTGACCGGGATTATAGGAGCGGCGCTGACTCTAATTGAGCTCTATCTCGTGAGCGGTCTATCGGTTGCATTATTCAAATTGCTTCTATTGGAGCTAGTTTTCTCGCTTATAATATTTCCCTTCCTCTACGTGAGCTACAAAATGGCGATGCTGGGCGGCGCTGACATGCTAGCATACTTGTTCCTAAGCCTAACTGTTCCGTGGTACCCACTGTTCCTAGGATTGAGGGCGATAACTCCAGTTCCCATATTAACCCTACTCCACGCAACGATTCTGGCCATTCTAATTGCATTGGTGAGGTTGATATCTAACCTCCTCAATCCGGAGTTCAGGAAGTTCTTGAAGGAAAACAAAATAGGTCTTTTAGGAACGTTACATTACGGGCTTAGCGGCAAGGTCATGAAGGCGAAGGAATACCTCAGAACTGATTTCTGGTACCTAATACATGAAATAGAGAATGGTATTGTTAAAAAGGAATTGAGGAAGAGGGTTTCGATAGACGAGGAACCGGAGGACCACAGGAAAGCAGTTAAGAATAGCATTGAAAAAGGAATTATAAGGGAGGACCAATACCTAATGGTTACCTACGCGACGCCTTTCTTGGTCTACATGACCTTAGGTTTCCTCGCAACCTTAGTAATAGGAGATTATTGGGTTAGGGCGTTATTTGAGTGA
- the crcB gene encoding fluoride efflux transporter CrcB, producing MEALIWVALGGAFGAVARYYFYKFLPKPLDFPLATFTVNAIASFVLGFVLGLFEYQRGLPDQFKLAVATGFCGALSTFSTFVADDYFLLMDGNWLMAAIYTAVSIVVGIALVKAGDQFAYLLLNGRGGMP from the coding sequence ATGGAAGCGCTGATATGGGTTGCCTTGGGGGGTGCGTTCGGAGCGGTAGCTAGGTACTACTTCTACAAGTTTCTCCCCAAACCGCTCGATTTCCCCTTGGCTACCTTCACAGTTAACGCAATAGCTAGCTTCGTTCTCGGATTCGTTCTCGGACTCTTCGAATATCAGAGGGGGTTGCCGGATCAGTTCAAACTGGCCGTTGCGACCGGTTTTTGCGGGGCCTTGAGCACCTTCAGTACCTTCGTGGCCGACGACTATTTCCTATTAATGGATGGAAACTGGTTGATGGCCGCAATATATACTGCAGTTAGTATAGTCGTTGGAATCGCCCTAGTTAAAGCGGGCGATCAGTTCGCATACTTGCTTTTGAATGGGCGGGGCGGAATGCCTTGA
- a CDS encoding S-methyl-5'-thioadenosine phosphorylase, with protein MSKYPFPPQPEVKAEIAVIGGSGLYDPEILRNVKELKVYTPYGLPSDNVIIGELEGRKVAFLARHGRGHKIPPHKVNYRANIWALKSLGVKYVISVSAVGSLREEMEPGHFVVPDQFIDMTKKREYTFFDGPVVAHVSMAEPFCNTLRKVAIESAKKLGIKVHEKGTYICIEGPRFSTKAESFVWKNVFKADVIGMTLVPEVNLACEAQMCYATIAMVTDYDVWAERPVTAQEVIETMQRNVENAKKLLYEMIPKLPSEPEECSCCNSLETALL; from the coding sequence TTGAGTAAGTATCCTTTCCCTCCTCAACCGGAAGTTAAGGCCGAAATAGCCGTAATAGGCGGTTCCGGTCTATACGATCCGGAAATACTTAGGAACGTTAAGGAGCTCAAGGTTTACACCCCTTACGGCCTTCCCAGCGATAACGTGATAATAGGGGAGCTAGAAGGTAGGAAGGTAGCGTTCCTGGCTAGGCACGGTAGGGGCCACAAGATACCGCCTCACAAGGTCAACTACAGGGCCAACATATGGGCATTGAAGTCCTTAGGCGTAAAGTACGTAATTAGTGTCTCAGCAGTAGGCAGTTTGAGAGAGGAAATGGAACCCGGTCACTTCGTGGTACCGGACCAGTTCATAGACATGACCAAGAAAAGGGAGTACACGTTCTTCGATGGTCCCGTGGTCGCTCACGTGAGTATGGCCGAACCCTTCTGTAATACCCTAAGGAAGGTCGCAATTGAAAGCGCTAAGAAGCTTGGAATAAAGGTTCACGAGAAGGGTACCTACATATGTATAGAGGGACCTAGGTTCTCAACGAAGGCCGAGAGTTTCGTTTGGAAGAACGTTTTCAAGGCAGACGTAATCGGTATGACCCTAGTACCCGAAGTTAACTTAGCTTGCGAGGCGCAGATGTGTTACGCTACCATTGCAATGGTCACCGATTACGACGTATGGGCAGAGAGACCCGTTACTGCGCAAGAAGTAATAGAAACGATGCAAAGGAACGTAGAGAACGCCAAGAAGCTCCTATACGAAATGATTCCCAAGTTACCCAGCGAACCGGAAGAGTGCTCTTGTTGCAATTCCTTAGAGACTGCCTTACTGTAA
- a CDS encoding gamma-glutamylcyclotransferase family protein: MANVEPTEFLFTYGTLMRGCPTHDVLVEAGAVFLATAVTTERHTLYEIKVNDERYPALLVNGGEHYVEGELYLIPQSGLEKLDVYEGVTEGEYIRTKLKVLRKDLNKVVEAFAYVIDPEELEKLIAEGKAKPLVSLKGDVVRWEC; encoded by the coding sequence ATGGCCAACGTTGAACCGACGGAGTTCTTGTTTACCTACGGGACCTTAATGAGGGGATGTCCAACGCACGACGTACTCGTGGAGGCCGGTGCAGTCTTCTTGGCTACAGCAGTCACAACCGAAAGACATACCCTCTACGAAATTAAGGTCAACGACGAGAGGTATCCCGCCCTCTTGGTAAACGGCGGAGAACACTACGTTGAAGGAGAACTCTATCTCATACCCCAAAGCGGGCTCGAGAAGCTGGACGTGTACGAAGGAGTAACTGAGGGTGAATACATTAGGACCAAGCTTAAAGTACTGAGGAAAGACTTGAATAAAGTAGTAGAAGCGTTCGCTTACGTAATAGATCCGGAGGAATTGGAGAAGCTGATAGCTGAAGGGAAGGCCAAGCCTTTAGTAAGCCTAAAAGGCGACGTCGTTCGATGGGAATGTTGA
- a CDS encoding NAD(P)/FAD-dependent oxidoreductase yields the protein MKDTKILMYVPIAIAMKKVLFLGAGPCTLVAIRRLREGPPEIQDQLDMTIITNDQWHYFPPLFADLALGEVTVDKIRAPAENIAKRYNAKFVLDEVVKVDPANRLVMTKSGKSFTYDYLFLCMGTRNAPEVIPGLAEYGYHNYSLEGALKMKEALAKFKGGNIVVLTPEIPYRCGCYPFEVVGRLKYLAQRKGRNYSVTLVHTMTDEQIFGAFKDVARQFKRLHDRMGIKYVTGKNVERIEPKKIIFQNGETLGYDLLIYVPPVRVPKAVEGVDELVANPKALRTTFPSFRNPHYDEIFVPTDSAMPSVGLPIAGIFTHAAAIAAADGLIADLTGVKASVPFPEQIVAVTDFGPTGYLVSFDVYDNGDGTARQQMYVSASNPFIKFMKLSFYLGWIESLK from the coding sequence GTGAAAGATACTAAGATATTAATGTATGTTCCTATAGCGATAGCAATGAAAAAGGTATTGTTCCTGGGCGCAGGACCATGTACGCTCGTCGCCATTAGGAGGCTTAGAGAAGGTCCTCCTGAAATTCAGGATCAACTAGATATGACTATAATTACTAATGATCAATGGCACTATTTCCCCCCGCTCTTTGCGGACTTGGCCCTGGGCGAGGTAACCGTTGATAAGATTCGCGCTCCGGCCGAGAACATCGCCAAGAGGTACAACGCTAAGTTCGTTCTCGATGAAGTTGTTAAGGTAGATCCGGCAAATAGGCTCGTTATGACTAAAAGCGGTAAGAGCTTCACCTACGATTACTTGTTCCTCTGTATGGGAACTAGGAACGCTCCAGAGGTTATTCCCGGACTGGCGGAGTACGGTTACCACAATTACTCCCTAGAAGGAGCCTTGAAGATGAAGGAGGCCTTAGCGAAGTTCAAGGGAGGTAACATAGTAGTTCTGACTCCCGAAATACCTTATAGGTGTGGGTGCTACCCCTTCGAAGTGGTAGGCAGGCTCAAGTACTTGGCTCAGAGGAAGGGAAGGAACTACAGCGTAACCTTAGTCCACACAATGACGGACGAGCAAATATTCGGTGCCTTTAAGGACGTTGCGAGGCAATTCAAGAGACTCCACGACAGAATGGGGATAAAGTACGTAACTGGTAAGAACGTAGAGAGAATTGAACCGAAGAAAATCATATTCCAGAACGGCGAAACGTTGGGATACGACTTGTTGATCTACGTGCCCCCAGTTAGAGTGCCTAAGGCAGTCGAAGGAGTTGACGAACTGGTTGCGAATCCCAAGGCGTTGAGAACGACCTTCCCGAGCTTCCGTAACCCCCACTACGATGAGATATTCGTTCCAACGGACTCCGCGATGCCTTCAGTAGGCCTACCAATCGCTGGTATTTTCACCCACGCTGCCGCAATAGCCGCTGCAGATGGACTAATTGCGGACCTCACTGGCGTAAAGGCAAGCGTTCCGTTCCCTGAGCAAATAGTGGCCGTAACGGACTTCGGTCCTACCGGCTACTTGGTCAGCTTCGATGTTTACGATAATGGAGATGGAACGGCCAGACAGCAAATGTACGTAAGTGCATCTAATCCCTTCATCAAGTTCATGAAGCTCTCGTTTTACTTAGGTTGGATAGAATCCTTAAAGTGA
- a CDS encoding DUF3368 domain-containing protein codes for MRRERESNDTRDSNLIVVSDSSVIIALARICRLDLLEKLFGKIIVPEAVWREVTVEGKLGREKVLRAGFIRVKEVRDRRLAMLLKELVDDGEAEAITLALEVDADVLLIDDRDARSLAKELGLQVMGVLGVLALAKYNGIIPEVKPIVTELVESGFWVSTGILEEFLRELGEY; via the coding sequence TTGCGGAGAGAGCGAGAAAGCAACGATACTAGAGATTCGAATTTAATTGTTGTCTCTGATTCAAGTGTTATTATTGCACTTGCTAGAATATGCCGCCTAGACCTCCTTGAGAAGCTCTTCGGGAAGATCATCGTACCCGAGGCTGTTTGGAGAGAGGTAACGGTTGAGGGCAAACTTGGCCGCGAGAAGGTGTTGAGGGCAGGGTTTATCCGCGTAAAGGAGGTGCGTGATAGAAGGCTGGCAATGCTTCTCAAAGAGCTTGTTGATGATGGTGAGGCAGAAGCGATAACACTAGCACTAGAGGTTGATGCAGACGTATTGCTCATCGACGACCGTGACGCTAGAAGCCTGGCGAAAGAGCTTGGGCTACAGGTTATGGGCGTGCTGGGCGTACTAGCACTAGCCAAGTATAACGGCATAATCCCAGAGGTGAAACCGATAGTAACCGAACTCGTAGAGAGCGGCTTCTGGGTATCAACGGGAATTCTTGAAGAATTCCTTAGGGAGTTAGGTGAGTACTAA
- the cas6 gene encoding CRISPR system precrRNA processing endoribonuclease RAMP protein Cas6, whose translation MVIILSAELELTKTLKWRAWKGTFSGKVIYDSISQENPVASLRTVPPEKMKPELRAGDVVKVRAVFWGPYAESTASEVSIGLLNLDYAVPINVKMRELSVDKPPEVVKSEDPKAIYFTAFHFPTFYKFHGSWVSLPSVFRMLNSLFKRLGEELGRDMDQEALKELALKIEAIGGNLRITRERVKGNLEVPTFNGKIKYYGVLNEGEIQLLLWALKYLPLFGAGASPGMGFGHVQWVEVREPPFETPVGKFKENIRYDFDDYLMEK comes from the coding sequence GTGGTAATAATACTAAGTGCTGAATTGGAATTAACGAAAACCTTAAAATGGAGAGCATGGAAAGGGACTTTTTCCGGTAAAGTAATTTATGATTCTATTTCACAAGAAAATCCAGTAGCTTCGCTCCGAACGGTCCCTCCCGAGAAAATGAAGCCGGAGTTAAGGGCGGGCGACGTCGTTAAAGTCAGAGCTGTCTTTTGGGGACCGTACGCGGAATCGACTGCTTCCGAGGTATCAATAGGCCTCCTTAACTTAGACTACGCAGTGCCTATCAACGTAAAGATGAGGGAGCTAAGCGTAGATAAGCCGCCTGAGGTAGTCAAGAGCGAGGACCCAAAGGCAATATATTTCACTGCTTTCCACTTCCCTACGTTCTATAAGTTCCACGGTTCATGGGTTTCCCTCCCATCGGTCTTCAGAATGTTGAACTCGCTCTTCAAGAGACTGGGGGAGGAGTTAGGGAGAGATATGGATCAAGAAGCGCTTAAGGAACTCGCATTGAAAATAGAAGCGATAGGGGGTAACCTAAGGATAACTAGGGAGAGGGTTAAGGGCAACTTGGAAGTTCCTACCTTCAACGGCAAAATTAAGTACTATGGTGTATTGAACGAAGGGGAAATTCAGTTGCTACTATGGGCCCTGAAGTACTTGCCCTTGTTCGGCGCGGGAGCATCTCCTGGAATGGGGTTCGGTCACGTTCAATGGGTTGAAGTGAGGGAACCGCCCTTCGAAACGCCAGTGGGGAAGTTTAAGGAAAACATAAGGTATGATTTCGATGATTATCTAATGGAGAAATAG
- a CDS encoding antitoxin family protein codes for MSRTVKARYEKGVLKLLDPVELRGDDEVIVG; via the coding sequence TTGTCGAGGACGGTTAAAGCTAGGTATGAAAAGGGCGTTCTGAAGCTACTGGATCCAGTGGAACTCAGAGGAGACGACGAGGTAATAGTAGGCTAG